In Rosa rugosa chromosome 4, drRosRugo1.1, whole genome shotgun sequence, the genomic stretch tcatcTTCTGCATCCAGAAAGCACTCGAGGCTAACTCAGCGTCATCCACGGGGTTCAAGACCATCAAGGACCCCGAGCCTCTGGCCTCGCCGCCGATCCCGCCCTGCGAGGAGAAGGATTTCATCAAGAAGCCTTGCTATGACTTCGTGTGGAGCGGCGATGGGAGCCCGGAGATCCAGACCATTGTGGACGGCATCATGGCTAACAACCCCGGCCGGCAGATCCCGTCGAGCAAGGTATCTTAAGAATTTTAAATGAAGTATAAACAATGTACTTTTTTCTTCGCTTGGATGGATCGGTAAAAGAAGTACGTTAGGGATTTGGAGCTTTTATGATGGCAATGTGAATGGCATAATTGCATAAATAGGGTGGTAAGTGTAGGGTTTTGATTGTGCAGGTGAAAGGGTTTAAATCAAGAGATGAAGTAGACAAATGGCTGGCTGATAATCAAAAGATTTGCCCGGGAGCTTTGCATTTTGCGGTAAGAGATGACAAGGTGATTAGCTATGGCGTGCAGACTAATTCCACTCACGTACCCAAAAGAAGGGAATTTGAAGATATCACCATGAAATTCCAAATTCCGCTTCAGATTGCCGCGGAGCGTGAGATTGCTAGGGTTCTGATTGGAGGTATATATTGGGTTTTGTTCCTTACGGCATTCGCATGATTACCACCTTGAACGAGTTTGTCACTCGCTATTTATATGCCTCGTTCAGATCCGAAGTTTAGCTGGAATGTTGCTTTCAAGGAATTTCCACACCCTGCAAGGGAGTTGTACTCGGCAATTGAGTCAGTAGGACCAACCTTTTTCCTTGCAACCGCAATGTTTGGTTTTGTATTTCAAATGACATCCTTGATCACAGAGAAAGAACTAAAGCTTCGAGAGGTAATAATAACTTCAAGTTAATGCATGATTCTTTCTAATTAGATTGCTAATTCAATCAGCTATTTACCTGTTCTTGTTTGACGAGCAGGCAATGACGATGATGGGTCTTTATGATACCGCCTACTGGTTATCATGGCTCACATGGGAGGGGATTATGACAGTTTTCTCATCACTTTTCATAGTTCTCTTTGGAATGATGTTTCAGTTTGACTTTTTCCTAAAGAACGATTTTGTAGTCCTATAtctcctcttctttcttttccaacTGAATATGGTAATAAGACTCTTCCATGAATTTGCTTCTTACTCTCTTCCTGCTGATTTCTGCTCTTAAGCAAGCTTCAAGTCCATGCTCTTTTATTTAATGTCAGATTGGTTTTTCCTTCTGGCTCTCGGCCTTCATAAGCAAGGCATCTTCATCCACAACTGTGGGTTTCGTCATATTCATTATTGGCTTTATAACCCAGGCAAGATTCCCCCGGTTAAGATTTCTAGATTAGGGGTTATTGGTTCAATGGCAGTAACAGGATCAGTACTTTTCTCATTGCAGGACGTGACAAAATACTTTCCTTATGATGTTAGGACCACTAAAAAATATCAAATCATGTGGTCATTCTTCCCACCTAATCTTCTTGCCAAAGGTCTATTCATACTCGCTGATGCAACAGCCACTTCCCAAGATGATGGGATTAGGTTGAGTAATATAAGAGAGTGTGGACCAAATGAGCGAAGATGTGTTATGACAATTGTATGCAAACACGACTTATAACAATACATCTCTGATTGGTTCGTATATTTCTATTTGTTATTGATCTTTTCATCTTAAACTTTTGATAGAGTGGCATTTACAAATGGCTTGTGAGTTCATTCTTCCTCTGGTTTGTATTGGCTCTCTACTTCGACAACATTCTCGCAAATGCATCTGGTGTGAAAAAACCACTTTATTACTTTTTAACGCCCGGCTACTGGTTAGGGACAGGTGGGGTAAAAGTGAAAGGTAAGTAGTGTGATAAGAATGAAGTTTAGTTTGTGCTTGAGTTTTCATTTTTCGATGGGACTTAAGATCTGATGCTTTTCTTCCTCTGTTCCTAGAGGGTAAAAATGCAATACCAGATGATCATATTACTCCAGATGATGCGGATGTCCTTGAAGAGGAGCACCTTGTTAAACAACAATCTATGGAAGGCACACTTGATCCGAGAATTGCAGTTCAGATACGTGGCCTTGTAAAGACATATCCTGGGAAGAAAAGACCTttctgttgctgctgctgctgctgctgcaaggAGACTCCACCTTACAATGCTGTCAAGGTAAACAACCTTttgaaattttcagttttcataaGAATTAAAATCAGAGATCAGAAGGACAAGCTTACCTCTCCAGGTTAAGTGGGACCTATTGTGACAACTTACATATTTTTCATGATCCGGTGCATATTCAGTTGTGTTGTACCTTATTATGTCATTTGGATTCTATTTGTGAGAATGTTCTAGTGGATATTTAGTCTTACTTAGGGTGATTGCTAGACTTAACATGCAATGCAGTTATGCAGATATAGCATCTCTGTttcgcctttttttttttttttcctttttttgtatGGTAACAATTCATTTTGTTGGATCACCTTCAGGGATTATGGGTGAACTTTGCAAAGGATCAGTTATTCTGTCTACTTGGACCTAACGGAGCTGGGAAAAGCACAACAATCAGTTGTTTAGTTGGTATCACACCATTTACTGGAGGAGATGGTAATAGTATTGAGTTCGTCAGTCTTAAAAATGATGAGATGAAGTCCATAGGGACATGATAAAATAGTAAATTTTTTTGTTAACAGCATTGATTTATGACCATTCTGCCCGAAGCTCAGGTGGTATGGCAAATATTCGAAAACTTATAGGAGTTTGTCCACAGGTGACCTGCTCTAGCAATCCctatctctctatctctctatctctctctctctctacacagtGCCACATGCTCACATAAACACagacacatacatacatattgatgcagTACGTCTATATACCTGGTAGCTAGACCATGTACCAGTTTCATGGTTTTAACTGTGCTGCAATAAtctatgacaaaaaaaaaaaggggactATGCTTAACTTGTCTGCTTCTCCTATTTCTTGTTAGTTTGATGTTCTTTGGAGTGCGTTGACTGGGCAAGAGCACCTCCAACTGTTCGCTACTATTAAAGGCCTACCCCCAGCTTCAATAGAAACGGTATGTGCAACACTAACTTGAATAGGGTATGTCACATGCTTCTTCTTTGCAAATGTCTGAACTGTAGGTATCACAGTCATTTAGTTTATTACAATGCTTCATGATGAGCTCGAAGAAGAATGACTGTTTGGTGTGTAGTATGAATGCTCCCTCATGGATGCAGATGGCTGAGAAGTCATTGGCGGAGGTGAAACTCACTGAGGCAGCTAAAATGAGAGCTGGGAGTTACAGTGGAGGAATGAAACGTCGCCTGAGTGTTGCAATAGCCTTTATTGGTGATCCGAAGTTGGTTATTTTAGATGAACCGGTATGGACATTACAACTTTTGGCCACTTGATGAGTTTATCTACTTCCACTGTTTATGAAATAAAGTTTATGATCTGCAGACAACCGGTATAGATCCCATAACAAGAAGGCATGTCTGGGACATCATACAGGAGGCCAAGAAAGGGCGTTCAATTGTCCTAACAACCCATTCAATGGAAGAAGCTGACATTCTAAGTGACCGGATAGGAATCATGGCAAAGGGGAGGCTCCGTTGCATCGGAACTTCAATCAGACTGAAGTCACGGTTTGGGAGTGGTTTTATTGCTAATGTGAGCTTAAGGGGAGGCGCTGGTAGCCAAAGTCATGAATCTGTGAAGCAGTTCTTTAAATACGTATGTTAATTCTGAAATGGTTTGAACTTTTTCTTTATATGCACTACAAAGGTTTAACTTGGCTAACGTTTTGACAGCATTTGGATGTTTTACACAAGGAAGAGACCGAGTGCTATCTGACTTTTGTTATTCCTCAGGAAAAAGAGGGACGTTTGACGGTAAccatttctctttccatttTGTTTTATAGAAACCTTCTTTTGCCTTTGGTTCCTGTATTGATCCGATAGGACTTGGTAAAAAGCTCATGTTGCTATGCACTAGAGAAGAATGAAACATTTAAATGAGTATGTTTCTAATTTTAGATGCTAGTTATGGTTTTCGTTATGATTAAACATGGCATGTGCAATAATTTTGAGATATTGAGCTACTGGTACAGCCTGACCATATGAGTTACTTGTCTCGATGTTCATTATTCTGAAGTATACCTCATTTCTCAAAAATATTTCATCAAAAGAAAATCTTATGAACCTCCTGTTCCTAATTAAAGAAGCCTCGCTTGGATGTACGTTATATGATCCTGTACAGAATTTTTTTGCTGAGCTTCAAGATAGGCAACATGAATTTGGTATAGCTGACATCCAACTCGGTCTCACAACTCTAGAAGAAGTTTTCTTGAATATATCGAGGCAAGCGGAGCTAGAAGCCGCCATGGCAGAAGGGAGGCTGGTTACTCTCACTTTAACATCTGGAAAGTCAGTTGAGGTAAAGCACAACTTCTATCTCATTATATTACTCTGGAAGCAAGACAGATTCGCAGCGAATATAAGATCATGAGTGAGTtcatgttttcttgttttactTTTCTAAATGTATTGCAATGATATTGCAGATACCTGTAGGAGCCGAGCATGCTTGGATTCCAGAAACAGAATCTGAAGACCATCCAAAAGGGCTTATGGTAGAAGTTTACTGGGATCAAGATGAGTCTGGTAAACTCTGCATTGCTGGTCACTCAGCCGAAACTCCAGTACCTCAGAATATTGATCCCATGAATTTACATTAGGACACTCAACCAGTTCAAGTGGAATTGTGATTCACCCCAACAAAATCAGTAATTCCAATTCCCTTTGAATCGGTGGTCATACGTTAAAGTAGTACATAAATTCTTTTGTAAATCTGATGAGCACCTGGATTGGGAGTGTTAGCCTTGATGTAGAGTTTCCACCGCTTTCCAGCTTGAGCTTTTAAAATCTGATTGTAGAGGCGGTCTAGGTTCCAAACTTGCAATTCCCATATACCACTTTGCGATGCAAATTGAAAGTCTCCACCTATGTAGGGAGGTCTTAACTTGATTACATTGTTAGCTCAGTCGTCAGTCATGTTTTAGATCACCACTTTGAAAAGATGCTATAGTTAAGGTTCTTCACTTCTCATATTATTTGATTCCTATTTGTAATCAACAACAATGTTTTCGAATCTGAAAAAAAAGTGAAGAATTATTAGGTTTCCTCCTAGATATTGAGACCTACATCATAATTTCATGGAAATGTTTGAGCGCACAACTTGTGGAAGAAAAATACAGAAACAGAATTGAGTACCAAATCGTTTCATACGATCAAGTCCACCATAACAAACATGAAGGTGCAAACAACACCATAATCAGTCACTATACAATACAGTAGGAATGGCTGGAAATCATGTCAAAGGACAACAAACCAGTATTTAGATTTAATGCAAGATAGTCGAAGCATGAAACCTATAATGTAGGTGCAAACAACACCATAATCAGTCACTATACAATACAGTAGGAATGGCTGGAAATCATGTCAAAGGACAACAAACCAGTATTTAGATTTAATGCAAGATAGTCGAAGCATGAAACCTATAATGTACATTCACACACATCCCAAATGCAGACAAATCACGAGAGGCTCTTAGCCCAACACAATCATCACTATATAACCACATCATGGTTTCACAACACTTTGAATCACACTGCATAAATCAAAAACTGAGTTGAATATCTGCCGCTTCAATTGTAATAGAAATCCAAATGGATTTACGAATTCATCTTCTCCACTCTGCTTGGCTTGCCTTCCCTGCAAAAGCAAACAATAACAAGGTAGCTCAGTATACTTTTGGAGCAACTGTATTGTTAAGTGAATGGACTAATAGTTTTGACTTCTCGCTGAACTTCCAATGGGAAAGGATGACAAAATAATTCATATGTACTGAGACAATAAGAATAAATGCCGTCGGTCCAAATCAGCAAAGATATCATTTCTTTTTAAGAATTTCAATTATAATCATTAGCCTCTGAAGAAGGTCAGAATCATTCCATTACCGTCTCTTGAGGCTGACAGAGATTTGTCACTTTTGATTCCTCCTTTTCCACCTGATTGAACAGGTTTCTGTGTCCTTGGAGACTGTGAAGTGATTTTGCCATTAGCTGATGATGGCAGAGAATGACGGCGAGTGGAGTTAGTTTTCTCAGTCTTTTCAGTAGCCTCCAGTCCAAGCCTAGGAGATCCTTGTGCCCTCAGCTTTGCCTTTGCAGACTCAGTTGCTGCCATATAGCTTGGCAATGTTGGACTGTTTTGCAACCCATTCTCTGAACGTTCTTGTTTGGCTGGAGTTGAAGTTTTCCTGCTTGATTTCTGGTTGTCATTGCTTGTTAAATCTTCCCCTTGGCTCAAAACCACATTTGGAACAGGGATGTTTTCATCTTTTTTACTGCTCTCTGTTAATATGTTTGACTCAACTGCAGCTTCATCACTAGGTGTATTTATTTCTTCACCAGTGCCCTCTGTCAAAGTCTTCGAATCCATTGCAACCTGATCATCGGATAATAAGTTAAAGACCTCTTTTGCTGCTGATGGTTCAGGAGTTATTTCTGCATCAGGCAGATTGAACAGAGCAACAATTGGCTCATTCTTCATCTTCTCAACAGAATTATTTGTGATCCCTTCAAAAACATTATGACCCGAAACACTTGATGATGCCTTTTCCAGATTCTGTGTGAGATTCTGAGCTTCAATTTCCGTCTGCACAGAGTTCTCTACTATGGGAGTATGAACCTTCCTCAAGTTACGTTTAACCTTTTCAAGCTCAATTTGTGGATTTTCCTGCACTGGATCTGCTGGCTGGCTG encodes the following:
- the LOC133742189 gene encoding ABC transporter A family member 2; this translates as MMELVSGFPLLLQQFTAMFKKNLLLAWRHKVGTLVHLFSSFFFIFLIFCIQKALEANSASSTGFKTIKDPEPLASPPIPPCEEKDFIKKPCYDFVWSGDGSPEIQTIVDGIMANNPGRQIPSSKVKGFKSRDEVDKWLADNQKICPGALHFAVRDDKVISYGVQTNSTHVPKRREFEDITMKFQIPLQIAAEREIARVLIGDPKFSWNVAFKEFPHPARELYSAIESVGPTFFLATAMFGFVFQMTSLITEKELKLREAMTMMGLYDTAYWLSWLTWEGIMTVFSSLFIVLFGMMFQFDFFLKNDFVVLYLLFFLFQLNMIGFSFWLSAFISKASSSTTVGFVIFIIGFITQDVTKYFPYDVRTTKKYQIMWSFFPPNLLAKGLFILADATATSQDDGIRLSNIRECGPNERRCVMTISGIYKWLVSSFFLWFVLALYFDNILANASGVKKPLYYFLTPGYWLGTGGVKVKEGKNAIPDDHITPDDADVLEEEHLVKQQSMEGTLDPRIAVQIRGLVKTYPGKKRPFCCCCCCCCKETPPYNAVKGLWVNFAKDQLFCLLGPNGAGKSTTISCLVGITPFTGGDALIYDHSARSSGGMANIRKLIGVCPQFDVLWSALTGQEHLQLFATIKGLPPASIETMAEKSLAEVKLTEAAKMRAGSYSGGMKRRLSVAIAFIGDPKLVILDEPTTGIDPITRRHVWDIIQEAKKGRSIVLTTHSMEEADILSDRIGIMAKGRLRCIGTSIRLKSRFGSGFIANVSLRGGAGSQSHESVKQFFKYHLDVLHKEETECYLTFVIPQEKEGRLTNFFAELQDRQHEFGIADIQLGLTTLEEVFLNISRQAELEAAMAEGRLVTLTLTSGKSVEIPVGAEHAWIPETESEDHPKGLMVEVYWDQDESGKLCIAGHSAETPVPQNIDPMNLH